Proteins from a single region of Flavobacterium sp. K5-23:
- a CDS encoding MBOAT family protein has protein sequence MLFNSIHFALFLAIVFVLYWFVTNKNLKAQNLLLMVSSYVFYACWDWRFLFLLVFSTLLDYYTGIKMAEAKTNTIKKFWFWFSISVNLGFLGVFKYYNFFAESFAEAIGNLGLQVNPMTLNLILPVGISFYTFHGLSYVIDIYKDRIKAERDFIDYAVFVSFFPLLVAGPIERATHLLPQIQKKRTFDYSKAIDGLRQIIWGLFKKIVIADQCAEMANHIFNNSDNYSGSTLILGAVLFTFQIYGDFAGYSDIALGTARLFGIELLRNFAFPYFSRDIAEFWRRWHISLSSWFKDYLYIPLGGSKGGTLMKIRNTFIIFLVSGFWHGANWTFIIWGFLNALYIMPSIIFNTNRNYLDIVAQGKYFPNLKELLSIVITFSLTVFAWIFFRAENVGHAWRIISKIFSTDFMEATKLPDTFSIYTMLVLILIFMTIEWLGREQQYAIAKLEMPKPVRWGFYYVLIAAIFYFGGTAQQFIYFQF, from the coding sequence TGCTTTTTAACTCTATCCACTTTGCTCTTTTCTTAGCAATCGTTTTTGTTCTTTATTGGTTTGTAACCAATAAAAACCTTAAAGCACAGAATTTGTTGCTTATGGTTTCCAGTTATGTTTTCTATGCCTGTTGGGACTGGCGTTTTTTATTTTTACTTGTTTTCTCTACTCTGCTCGATTATTACACCGGAATTAAAATGGCCGAAGCAAAAACGAATACTATTAAAAAGTTTTGGTTTTGGTTCAGCATATCGGTCAATCTGGGTTTTTTAGGGGTTTTTAAATATTATAACTTTTTTGCAGAATCTTTTGCTGAAGCAATAGGGAATTTAGGCTTGCAAGTCAATCCTATGACCCTGAATCTTATTTTACCTGTTGGAATATCGTTTTATACATTCCATGGACTATCCTATGTAATTGATATCTACAAAGATCGTATTAAGGCCGAAAGAGATTTTATAGATTATGCCGTTTTTGTTAGTTTCTTTCCCCTTTTAGTAGCCGGACCTATTGAACGTGCTACTCATTTACTGCCTCAAATACAGAAAAAAAGAACTTTCGACTACTCTAAAGCAATTGACGGTTTAAGACAGATTATTTGGGGATTATTTAAAAAAATCGTCATTGCTGATCAGTGTGCTGAGATGGCCAATCATATTTTTAATAATTCAGACAATTATTCAGGGAGCACCTTAATTCTTGGAGCTGTATTATTCACATTCCAGATCTATGGTGACTTCGCGGGTTACTCAGATATTGCCTTAGGAACGGCACGTCTATTCGGAATAGAATTGTTGCGCAATTTTGCCTTCCCCTATTTTTCCAGAGACATCGCTGAGTTCTGGAGGCGTTGGCATATCTCTTTGTCTAGTTGGTTCAAAGATTATTTATACATTCCTCTTGGCGGAAGCAAAGGTGGAACTTTGATGAAAATTAGAAACACATTTATCATCTTTCTTGTGAGTGGTTTTTGGCATGGAGCCAATTGGACTTTTATCATCTGGGGTTTTCTAAACGCCTTATACATTATGCCTTCAATTATTTTTAATACCAATAGAAATTATCTGGATATTGTTGCTCAAGGCAAATATTTCCCAAATCTAAAAGAATTACTTTCTATTGTAATCACATTTAGTTTAACAGTGTTCGCCTGGATTTTCTTTAGAGCAGAAAACGTAGGTCATGCATGGCGCATTATTTCAAAAATCTTTTCGACAGATTTTATGGAAGCCACTAAGCTTCCTGATACTTTTTCTATTTACACGATGCTTGTACTTATATTAATTTTTATGACTATCGAATGGTTAGGCAGAGAACAACAGTACGCTATTGCAAAACTGGAGATGCCTAAACCTGTACGTTGGGGATTTTATTATGTCCTGATTGCAGCAATATTTTACTTTGGCGGAACGGCACAACAATTTATTTATTTCCAATTTTAG